A genomic segment from Chitinophaga flava encodes:
- a CDS encoding group II truncated hemoglobin, with amino-acid sequence MTNDKKIPTLYEWAGGMPVFEKLTDTFYKKVLADPLLEPVFKHMSTEHQQHVAHFIAEVFGGPKTYSEQEGSHFKMVHKHLGKHLTEEHRKRWITLLLETADELQLPDDPEFRSAFVGYIEWGTRIAVINSRENTLDMDKEQPMPKWGWGETGGPYIP; translated from the coding sequence ATGACAAACGACAAAAAAATACCCACACTATACGAATGGGCTGGCGGCATGCCGGTATTTGAAAAACTGACAGATACCTTTTATAAAAAAGTACTCGCAGATCCTTTACTAGAGCCCGTATTCAAACACATGAGCACGGAACACCAGCAACATGTAGCTCACTTCATCGCAGAAGTCTTCGGTGGCCCCAAGACCTACAGCGAACAGGAAGGATCTCATTTTAAAATGGTCCATAAACATCTCGGCAAACATCTCACCGAAGAACATCGTAAAAGATGGATAACACTACTCCTCGAAACCGCAGATGAACTGCAACTGCCCGATGATCCGGAATTCCGCTCCGCGTTTGTAGGATACATCGAATGGGGTACCCGTATTGCTGTGATCAACTCCCGGGAAAACACGTTGGATATGGATAAGGAACAACCCATGCCTAAATGGGGCTGGGGTGAGACAGGTGGACCGTATATACCTTAA
- a CDS encoding sulfatase family protein: MKTMKRLSWLLLAFIANSSFGQKKQPNIIFIFSDDHAYQAISAYGSTLAQTPNIDRIARQGTLFKNALVTNSICGPSRATLLTGKYSHVNGYTLNEKKFNVGQQLFPKLLQQNGYQTAWIGKWHLGNLPEGFDFWRILNNQGQYYNPDFISPTDTTKVEGYVTNIITQFSVDWLNHRDTSKPFFLVVGEKATHREWFPDLQDLGAYDNKTFPLPPTFRDDYKNRTAAQNQDMTIDKTMRLKEDLKVHVNYEKGIYGRFTPEQKKVYQAYYEDKISKEFDEKKLSGDALVEWKYQRYLKDYLSTARSLDRNIGALLDYLDRNGLADNTIVIYASDQGFYMGEHGWFDKRFMYEESLRTPFIIKYPGVTKPGSTVNQLMLNIDWAPTILQIAGVKVPADIQGTSFLPLLQPNTGKVAWRKAAYYHYYEFPEPHHVYPHFGVRTEQYTLIRFYGAGDSWELYDLKKDPHQVNNIYGNKGTEQITANLKATLKKLMLQYKDEEALKILESR; the protein is encoded by the coding sequence ATGAAAACAATGAAACGCCTCTCCTGGCTGCTGCTGGCTTTTATTGCCAACTCCAGCTTCGGACAGAAAAAACAGCCCAACATCATCTTCATCTTCTCTGATGATCATGCCTATCAGGCTATCAGCGCTTATGGCAGTACACTGGCGCAAACGCCCAACATCGATCGTATCGCCCGCCAGGGCACGTTGTTTAAAAATGCGCTGGTCACCAATTCTATCTGCGGCCCCAGCAGGGCCACATTACTGACCGGTAAATACAGTCACGTAAACGGCTACACGCTTAATGAAAAAAAATTCAATGTCGGACAGCAGCTGTTCCCTAAACTGTTGCAACAAAACGGATATCAAACAGCATGGATAGGAAAATGGCATCTGGGGAATCTCCCTGAGGGCTTCGACTTCTGGCGTATCCTCAACAACCAGGGCCAATACTACAATCCTGATTTTATCAGTCCTACTGACACCACAAAAGTAGAAGGGTATGTCACCAATATCATCACACAATTTTCAGTTGACTGGCTCAATCACCGCGATACCTCCAAACCCTTCTTCCTGGTGGTAGGTGAAAAAGCTACTCACCGCGAATGGTTCCCCGATCTGCAGGACCTCGGCGCCTATGACAACAAAACCTTCCCGCTACCTCCCACTTTCCGGGATGACTATAAAAACAGAACTGCTGCTCAGAATCAGGACATGACCATCGACAAAACCATGCGCCTGAAAGAAGATCTGAAAGTACATGTCAACTACGAAAAGGGCATCTATGGCCGCTTTACACCGGAACAAAAAAAGGTATATCAGGCTTACTACGAAGATAAAATCAGCAAAGAGTTCGATGAGAAAAAACTCAGCGGCGACGCACTCGTGGAATGGAAGTACCAGCGCTACCTGAAAGACTACCTCTCTACCGCCCGTTCACTGGACCGCAACATCGGCGCCCTGCTCGACTACCTCGATAGAAACGGACTGGCAGACAACACGATCGTTATTTATGCTTCTGACCAGGGATTTTATATGGGAGAACACGGTTGGTTTGATAAACGTTTTATGTATGAAGAGTCCCTTCGCACTCCCTTTATCATCAAATATCCTGGCGTCACCAAACCCGGTAGTACAGTCAACCAGCTGATGCTGAATATAGACTGGGCACCTACCATCCTGCAGATCGCCGGCGTTAAGGTACCTGCGGATATACAAGGAACCTCTTTCCTGCCGCTCCTGCAGCCCAATACAGGTAAAGTCGCCTGGCGCAAGGCTGCTTATTATCACTACTACGAGTTTCCCGAACCACATCATGTATACCCCCATTTCGGTGTACGTACCGAACAGTATACGCTTATCCGTTTCTATGGCGCTGGTGATTCCTGGGAACTCTACGACCTGAAAAAAGATCCGCACCAGGTGAATAATATCTATGGCAATAAAGGCACCGAACAAATTACGGCCAACCTGAAAGCAACACTAAAAAAACTGATGCTGCAATACAAAGACGAGGAAGCGCTGAAAATACTCGAATCCCGCTAA
- a CDS encoding glycosyltransferase family 2 protein, translating to MIKSNAIDIVVPSFRLTEELLLNIIRLEKPAGFEVNTYIVADNPAAVIPEKLKQLDQAGEIHLLVNEVNLGFSGTRNRGIRAGHGKWILLLDDDIVPEPALLKAYVAAIQSNPNVLGFAGVTYFPEAINAATRALEINGSVHHFKLALYYPEITWAPTTNMMLNREKLDPELFDTNLKAGGEDVDFFVRHWLKFGEKYLSVPAAAVTHPWHDNGAMQTRRMFRYGIAANQLSHKEPEKKYTYRDFTNTLETLLLLILLMPVAWITGYFRLWLCIAVAVPVAEYLTNWFKAISVGKTFSPAVAFQLMWVKNCWEAGYLYDALFAGRYGGFAKRIDMGFVKEHPSSFRTNRWKIVKTVLLLLLVVIAVCAVSNSSF from the coding sequence ATGATAAAGTCCAACGCTATCGATATCGTAGTTCCTTCTTTCCGGCTGACTGAAGAACTGCTGCTCAATATTATCCGGCTGGAGAAACCGGCAGGCTTTGAAGTAAATACCTATATAGTGGCAGACAACCCTGCCGCCGTCATTCCTGAAAAGCTGAAACAACTGGACCAGGCAGGGGAAATCCACCTGCTGGTCAATGAGGTGAACCTGGGCTTCTCCGGCACCCGCAACAGGGGCATCCGCGCTGGGCATGGCAAATGGATACTATTGCTCGATGACGATATTGTGCCGGAACCCGCACTGCTGAAGGCTTACGTGGCAGCTATACAGTCCAATCCCAACGTATTGGGCTTTGCCGGTGTCACTTATTTTCCGGAAGCAATCAATGCCGCCACACGCGCACTGGAAATCAACGGTTCGGTACACCATTTCAAATTAGCACTCTACTATCCTGAAATTACCTGGGCTCCTACCACCAACATGATGCTTAACCGGGAAAAACTGGACCCGGAACTCTTCGATACTAACCTGAAGGCTGGCGGGGAAGACGTAGACTTTTTTGTGCGCCACTGGCTGAAATTCGGGGAAAAATATCTGTCTGTACCAGCTGCAGCTGTCACCCACCCATGGCACGACAACGGGGCAATGCAAACCAGGCGCATGTTCCGCTATGGAATTGCTGCCAATCAGCTCTCCCACAAAGAACCCGAAAAAAAATATACTTACAGGGATTTCACCAATACACTGGAGACACTGCTGTTACTCATCTTATTAATGCCTGTTGCATGGATTACCGGCTATTTCCGGCTCTGGCTGTGCATCGCAGTGGCTGTACCAGTGGCAGAATATCTGACTAACTGGTTTAAAGCCATTTCAGTCGGGAAAACATTTTCACCAGCAGTGGCCTTTCAACTGATGTGGGTAAAAAACTGCTGGGAGGCCGGCTACCTTTATGATGCCTTATTTGCCGGCCGGTATGGTGGCTTTGCGAAAAGAATAGACATGGGATTTGTAAAGGAACATCCGTCTTCCTTCCGCACTAACAGATGGAAAATTGTAAAAACGGTACTGTTACTGCTCTTAGTGGTGATAGCCGTTTGTGCAGTAAGTAATTCCTCTTTTTAA
- a CDS encoding antibiotic biosynthesis monooxygenase family protein, protein MKTLVTIITLFIMYPFTSTTFSTEIIRYNIPEQDRPHFEAAYAEAGKYLQASPYCLSYQVLHGNEEPQHYIVVIHWTSQTDHLQGFRKSQQFPPFFNLVKPFYNNIEEMKHYDPTPIQWVRK, encoded by the coding sequence ATGAAAACACTCGTCACCATTATCACACTTTTCATTATGTACCCATTCACATCCACCACCTTCTCAACGGAAATCATCCGCTACAACATCCCGGAACAGGACCGTCCGCATTTTGAAGCAGCCTATGCTGAAGCCGGTAAATACCTGCAAGCCTCCCCGTATTGTTTAAGTTACCAGGTACTACATGGCAACGAAGAACCACAGCACTATATCGTAGTCATCCACTGGACCTCACAGACAGACCATCTGCAGGGATTCCGTAAAAGTCAGCAGTTCCCGCCTTTCTTCAACCTCGTAAAACCATTTTACAACAATATTGAAGAAATGAAACACTATGATCCTACTCCTATCCAATGGGTAAGAAAATAG
- a CDS encoding DNA/RNA non-specific endonuclease, which yields MPKKKSTNKSSNSLALAVILIIATFIVTTCSRKIAGIKEKEKTHSSKKSSASRHGKKKSAKYLLQEDFEKGSKTNYNTEEISLSSGSWEFKDAVTGGLDEDHKVGTKALRIRSNGMANMEFDVAVKGTVTVTVKYALYGEDEKGEWELWASVNRGQRYTKVGNTVSVSSNTLKTATFTATTNATIRFSIRKTDKTSSRLNFDAFAVEEGGKAPVVTQPSEGAVPGDDDNMLLGNPSNATASLAMVNNYLMDKGYYKLSYSRDNGTPNWVSWHISSRDLGDMARGNDFRPDADVPDDWFQVTQTSYIGSGFDRGHNCPSGDRTASRDANEATFLMTNMIPQAPNHNQHLWSNLEGYTRSLVREGNEVYVIMGSYGTGGTGSKGLTKKIAGNRVNVPARIWKVIVVLPEGNNDLKRISRSTRVIAVNTPNNNNVNTKWSAYLTSIEEIEKATNYKLLANVPEAVRQELIKKIDAGE from the coding sequence ATGCCAAAGAAGAAATCGACGAATAAATCAAGCAATAGTTTAGCCTTAGCTGTTATACTGATCATTGCCACTTTTATAGTTACTACCTGTTCCCGGAAAATAGCCGGGATAAAGGAAAAGGAGAAAACTCATTCTTCAAAAAAATCATCTGCCTCCAGACATGGGAAAAAGAAGTCTGCAAAATATCTGTTGCAGGAAGACTTTGAAAAGGGCAGTAAAACCAATTACAATACAGAAGAAATTTCGCTCAGCAGCGGTAGCTGGGAGTTCAAGGATGCTGTGACCGGCGGCCTGGATGAAGATCATAAGGTTGGTACAAAGGCCTTACGCATCCGGAGTAATGGTATGGCGAATATGGAATTTGATGTTGCTGTGAAAGGAACGGTAACAGTTACGGTGAAATATGCGCTGTACGGAGAAGATGAAAAAGGTGAGTGGGAGTTATGGGCATCAGTGAACCGCGGACAACGTTATACCAAAGTAGGCAATACCGTTAGTGTCAGCTCCAATACGCTGAAGACGGCCACTTTCACTGCTACTACCAATGCTACCATTCGTTTTTCGATACGGAAAACGGATAAGACGAGCAGCCGGTTGAACTTTGATGCCTTTGCGGTAGAAGAGGGAGGCAAAGCGCCAGTAGTAACGCAGCCTTCAGAAGGGGCGGTACCAGGCGATGATGATAATATGTTGCTGGGTAATCCGAGCAATGCCACGGCTTCGCTGGCGATGGTCAACAATTACCTGATGGACAAAGGATATTACAAATTGTCTTACAGCCGTGATAACGGGACCCCTAACTGGGTAAGCTGGCATATTTCATCCCGTGATCTGGGGGATATGGCCAGGGGTAATGATTTCCGGCCGGATGCAGATGTGCCGGATGATTGGTTCCAGGTGACGCAAACCAGTTATATTGGCAGTGGTTTTGACCGTGGTCATAACTGTCCTTCGGGCGACCGGACGGCTAGCCGCGATGCCAATGAAGCTACCTTCCTGATGACCAATATGATTCCACAGGCACCCAATCATAATCAGCATCTGTGGTCTAATCTGGAAGGTTATACCCGTTCACTGGTAAGAGAAGGGAATGAAGTGTATGTGATTATGGGAAGTTATGGTACTGGCGGAACGGGCAGTAAGGGGCTGACAAAAAAGATTGCCGGAAACAGGGTGAATGTGCCGGCGAGGATCTGGAAAGTGATTGTGGTATTGCCTGAGGGCAACAATGATTTGAAGCGGATTTCCCGTTCTACCCGTGTTATTGCAGTCAATACGCCCAATAACAATAACGTTAATACGAAATGGTCGGCTTATCTCACTTCTATAGAGGAAATTGAAAAAGCTACGAATTACAAGCTACTGGCCAATGTGCCCGAAGCTGTAAGGCAGGAGCTTATCAAGAAGATTGATGCAGGGGAGTAA
- a CDS encoding ABC transporter ATP-binding protein: MKTYFRLLAFARPINKFAIPYIICTLLSIIFSTLNLALLAPLLATIFSNVKGVPVKPTNWADIFAVFNYYTALVFNKYGAVQTLQFVCGCIVVSVLLGNLFRYFADKTMESLRIHTLLNLRRAVFNNVMNLHLGYFSNERKGDIISKIASDVQTVQYSVTGTLQVVFKEPVTLLTYLVMLFIISYKLTLASMLVIPVAGFIISKIVKKLKEHAVESHRTYGIMISYLDEALHGIRIIKAFNAVNFITDRFNNENLRYSKIVRAMSKRQQLASPVSETLGVIMVAGIVLYGGTLVLSNQGDLSAAAFIAYIALFSQIMRPAKAISASFTNIHSGVAAGERVLELIDEKPAITNAPDAVNITGFEKNIEFRDVNFAYGEKGILKNVNLTIPKGKTVALVGPSGGGKSTLMDLIPRFIQQQSGTILIDGRNLQSVTMESLRSMMGIVNQESILFNDSIFNNIAFGKPDASPADVEAAARIANAHEFIMGTADGYQTNIGDKGSRLSGGQRQRICIARAVLNNPPLMLLDEATSALDTESEKMVQDALNNLMKNRTSLVIAHRLSTIQNADLIVVLEGGQIVEQGSHLELLAHNGLYKKLIDMQTFSSNKEEAVNETR, translated from the coding sequence ATGAAGACGTACTTCCGACTTTTAGCTTTTGCGAGACCTATTAACAAATTTGCCATCCCCTATATCATCTGCACCTTGTTGTCCATTATCTTCAGTACGCTGAATCTGGCGCTGCTGGCTCCACTGCTGGCCACCATCTTCAGCAACGTAAAAGGAGTACCGGTAAAACCGACCAACTGGGCCGACATTTTCGCTGTTTTTAACTATTATACCGCCCTCGTTTTTAATAAATACGGCGCCGTACAAACGCTCCAGTTCGTATGTGGCTGTATCGTGGTGTCTGTGCTGCTGGGCAACCTGTTCCGCTATTTTGCAGACAAAACCATGGAAAGCCTCCGTATCCACACCCTGCTGAACCTCCGCCGCGCAGTGTTCAACAACGTGATGAACCTCCACCTTGGCTATTTCAGCAACGAAAGAAAAGGAGACATCATCTCCAAAATAGCTTCAGACGTTCAAACTGTCCAATATTCCGTTACCGGCACCCTCCAGGTGGTCTTTAAGGAGCCTGTTACCCTGCTCACCTATCTGGTGATGCTCTTTATCATCTCCTACAAACTCACTCTGGCATCCATGCTGGTAATACCAGTAGCTGGTTTCATCATCTCCAAAATTGTTAAAAAACTGAAAGAACATGCCGTAGAATCCCACCGCACCTACGGTATCATGATCAGCTACCTGGATGAAGCTCTCCATGGTATCCGTATCATCAAGGCTTTCAATGCGGTAAACTTTATCACCGACCGCTTTAACAACGAAAACCTGCGGTATTCCAAAATCGTGCGCGCCATGTCCAAAAGGCAACAGCTGGCGTCTCCGGTTTCTGAAACTCTCGGTGTGATCATGGTTGCCGGCATCGTACTGTATGGTGGTACCCTGGTACTCTCCAATCAGGGCGACCTCAGTGCGGCAGCATTTATCGCCTATATCGCCCTGTTCTCCCAGATCATGCGCCCGGCCAAAGCAATCTCTGCTTCCTTTACCAACATCCACTCCGGTGTAGCTGCCGGTGAGCGTGTACTGGAGCTGATCGACGAAAAACCCGCCATCACCAACGCCCCCGACGCCGTAAACATTACCGGCTTCGAAAAAAATATTGAATTCCGTGATGTAAACTTTGCCTACGGCGAAAAAGGCATCCTCAAAAATGTGAACCTGACGATTCCTAAAGGTAAAACGGTTGCGCTGGTAGGCCCTTCCGGCGGTGGTAAATCCACCCTGATGGACCTGATCCCTCGCTTTATCCAGCAGCAGTCCGGCACCATCCTCATCGATGGCCGCAACCTGCAGAGCGTTACCATGGAGTCTCTCCGGTCAATGATGGGCATCGTCAATCAGGAATCCATCCTTTTTAATGATTCCATCTTCAACAATATCGCTTTCGGTAAACCCGACGCCTCTCCCGCTGATGTAGAAGCTGCTGCCCGCATCGCCAATGCCCACGAATTTATTATGGGCACCGCCGATGGTTACCAGACCAATATCGGAGACAAAGGCTCCAGACTCTCCGGCGGACAAAGACAACGTATCTGTATCGCCCGCGCCGTACTCAACAATCCGCCGCTGATGCTGCTGGACGAAGCGACTTCCGCACTGGATACAGAATCCGAAAAAATGGTACAGGACGCTCTCAACAACCTGATGAAAAACCGTACCTCCCTGGTGATTGCCCACCGCCTCAGCACCATCCAGAACGCCGATCTCATCGTAGTGCTCGAAGGTGGACAGATCGTGGAACAGGGCTCACACCTCGAACTGCTGGCCCATAACGGTCTGTATAAAAAACTGATCGACATGCAGACTTTCTCCTCCAATAAGGAAGAAGCAGTGAACGAAACCAGATAG
- a CDS encoding glycosyltransferase family 2 protein — MGDSMSVALLVTTYNWPEALKLVLESVLRQSVLPDEVIIADDGSGDTTRYVIEAFKRSTNIPVKHFWHPDEGFRKTIIINQAITGTDSDYIIQIDGDIVLHEDFIKDHRSEAEQGFYIRGSRVLLPEDKTRYFLRSGEFDNVTAFGRGVKNRFNALRIPFLAPLLIKKSKRSRNLIGCNCAFWKKDFLKVNGYNNELKGWGHEDIELAARFINSGLSQKKVKMKAVCYHLHHPLNDRVYENVNYRVYLDTLKRGITYCTNGYHH; from the coding sequence ATGGGTGATAGCATGTCCGTGGCCTTATTGGTAACTACATACAACTGGCCAGAAGCGTTAAAACTTGTTCTGGAGAGTGTGCTGAGACAAAGTGTTTTGCCTGATGAGGTCATCATCGCTGATGATGGATCGGGAGATACTACAAGATATGTTATTGAAGCGTTCAAACGGAGCACCAATATTCCTGTAAAACATTTCTGGCATCCGGATGAGGGTTTCCGTAAAACGATCATCATCAACCAGGCTATTACCGGTACTGACTCTGACTACATCATCCAGATAGACGGAGATATAGTATTACACGAAGACTTTATTAAAGATCATAGAAGTGAGGCTGAGCAGGGATTTTATATCCGTGGTAGCCGTGTGCTTTTGCCGGAAGACAAGACCCGTTATTTTTTGCGTTCCGGCGAATTTGATAATGTAACAGCTTTTGGCCGCGGTGTGAAGAATCGCTTTAATGCGCTCCGTATCCCGTTTCTCGCGCCATTACTGATAAAAAAGAGTAAACGTTCCCGTAACCTGATCGGTTGTAACTGCGCTTTCTGGAAGAAAGATTTCCTGAAGGTGAACGGTTATAATAATGAACTGAAGGGTTGGGGACATGAAGATATTGAACTGGCGGCCCGTTTTATCAATTCGGGACTGAGCCAGAAGAAGGTAAAGATGAAAGCGGTATGTTATCATCTTCACCACCCACTCAACGACCGGGTATACGAAAATGTCAACTACCGTGTATACCTGGATACCTTAAAAAGAGGAATTACTTACTGCACAAACGGCTATCACCACTAA